A region of Thermithiobacillus plumbiphilus DNA encodes the following proteins:
- a CDS encoding PA4780 family RIO1-like protein kinase — MKPPKSIEPLIEDGLVDEVIRPLMSGKEAAVYVVRRGNEVCCAKAYKTVNERGFRNRAQYTEGRKVRNSRKARAMEKGSRYGRAEQESAWQNAEVEALFLLAAAGVRVPKPYHFVDGVLLMELVVDAEGNAAPRLNDLELSADVAREYHQFLIAQVARMLCAGLIHGDLSEFNVLVGGEGPVIIDLPQAIHAADSNSAFALFERDVNNMAAYFGRFAPELLDTQYASEIWSLYEKGELTPESVLTGQFARDEKAVNVGGVLKVIDDAREEAMRRRAYAEDADR, encoded by the coding sequence ATGAAGCCCCCCAAGAGTATCGAGCCGCTGATCGAGGATGGCCTGGTCGATGAAGTCATCCGGCCGCTGATGAGTGGCAAGGAAGCCGCCGTCTATGTGGTTCGGCGTGGCAACGAGGTATGCTGCGCCAAGGCCTACAAGACCGTCAACGAACGCGGCTTTCGTAACCGGGCGCAATACACCGAAGGGCGCAAGGTGCGCAACAGCCGCAAGGCGCGCGCCATGGAAAAGGGCAGCCGATATGGGCGTGCCGAGCAGGAATCCGCCTGGCAGAACGCCGAGGTCGAGGCCCTGTTCCTGCTCGCGGCCGCAGGTGTCCGGGTTCCAAAGCCCTATCACTTTGTCGATGGTGTGCTGCTGATGGAACTGGTGGTGGATGCCGAGGGCAACGCGGCGCCCCGCTTGAACGATCTGGAATTATCAGCGGATGTGGCACGCGAATATCACCAGTTCCTGATCGCCCAGGTTGCCCGCATGCTCTGTGCGGGTCTGATTCACGGCGATCTTTCCGAGTTCAATGTGCTGGTAGGTGGCGAGGGTCCGGTCATCATCGACCTGCCCCAGGCCATCCATGCCGCCGACAGCAACAGCGCCTTCGCCCTGTTCGAGCGCGACGTCAACAACATGGCCGCCTATTTCGGCCGCTTTGCCCCCGAGCTTCTGGATACCCAGTATGCCAGCGAGATCTGGAGCCTCTATGAAAAGGGTGAGCTGACGCCGGAATCCGTGCTGACCGGCCAGTTTGCGCGCGACGAGAAGGCGGTCAATGTGGGTGGCGTCCTGAAGGTGATCGATGACGCTCGCGAGGAAGCCATGCGCCGCAGGGCCTACGCCGAGGATGCAGATAGATGA
- a CDS encoding DUF3322 domain-containing protein, giving the protein MTWTGPRELRTQLARLWERGELLRDAVTGNARFPLRLSLKLPGSADITDRFEAVRLWAAELSATAAVRVEWQELRHRVQGVQKMPASVWVETLDAALNWLGKRREWERFSAQVAATRQTHPALLRWLEKRPLQALELSAEWPRLLAVLSWLGEHPRPGIYLRQVDLPGVHSKFIEAHRGVLAELLDLALPAGAVDQGKTGISQFSARYGFLDKPVRIRFRVLDPAIALLPGTSCPDVSLDADSFSRLELGVKHVFITENEINFLAFPPVHDAIVIFGAGYGWEALARSHWLQKCSIHYWGDIDTHGFGILDQLRRHFGQVNSFLMDRETLDAHAGFWGHENKPLAADLHRLNAEERSLYDELRDNRIRPGLRLEQEHIGYHWLVQRLDQILNGATELHTGILP; this is encoded by the coding sequence GTGACCTGGACCGGGCCCAGGGAGTTGAGGACGCAACTGGCGCGCTTATGGGAGCGCGGCGAATTGCTGCGCGACGCCGTGACGGGCAATGCGCGTTTTCCCTTACGGCTGTCGCTCAAGCTGCCGGGCTCAGCGGATATCACCGATCGATTTGAGGCCGTGCGCCTCTGGGCCGCCGAATTGTCGGCGACAGCGGCGGTCCGCGTGGAATGGCAGGAGCTGCGACACCGCGTTCAGGGGGTACAGAAAATGCCGGCCTCCGTGTGGGTCGAGACGCTTGATGCGGCGTTGAACTGGCTGGGCAAACGCCGGGAATGGGAACGCTTTTCGGCTCAGGTCGCCGCGACCCGGCAGACCCATCCCGCTCTGTTGCGCTGGCTGGAAAAACGCCCCCTCCAGGCGCTGGAACTGTCCGCCGAGTGGCCGCGATTGCTGGCCGTGCTGAGCTGGCTTGGCGAGCATCCCCGCCCGGGCATCTACCTGCGTCAGGTGGACTTGCCGGGGGTGCACAGCAAGTTCATCGAAGCCCACCGCGGCGTGCTGGCCGAGCTGCTGGATTTGGCATTGCCCGCCGGGGCTGTGGATCAGGGCAAAACCGGCATCAGCCAGTTTTCTGCCCGCTACGGTTTTCTGGATAAGCCGGTACGCATTCGATTTCGCGTGCTGGATCCTGCGATAGCGCTGCTGCCCGGCACGTCCTGCCCCGATGTGAGCCTGGATGCCGATAGCTTCAGCCGCCTGGAGCTCGGCGTGAAGCATGTGTTCATCACCGAAAACGAGATCAATTTCCTGGCATTTCCGCCCGTGCATGACGCCATCGTGATTTTCGGCGCCGGGTACGGCTGGGAGGCGCTCGCTCGCAGCCACTGGCTGCAAAAGTGCTCGATCCATTACTGGGGCGATATCGACACCCACGGCTTTGGCATTCTGGATCAGCTGCGCCGCCATTTCGGGCAAGTGAACTCGTTCCTCATGGACAGGGAAACCCTGGATGCGCATGCCGGCTTCTGGGGGCACGAGAACAAACCCCTGGCGGCTGACCTGCACAGGCTGAATGCCGAAGAAAGATCTCTCTACGATGAGCTACGCGACAACCGCATTCGCCCAGGACTGCGTCTGGAACAGGAACACATCGGCTATCACTGGCTGGTGCAGCGCCTTGACCAGATCCTCAACGGGGCCACCGAACTGCACACTGGAATCTTGCCGTGA
- a CDS encoding ATP-binding protein, which yields MNEPQPLGLDFCADDTLSGYRLSRLEVFNWGTFDRRTWTLQLDGRNGLLTGDIGSGKSTLVDAITTLLVPTNRIAYNKAAGADSKERTLRSYVLGHYKSERNEVTGAARPVSLRDQNSYSVILGVFHNAGYGQTVTLAQVFWMKEAQGQPSRFFLGAERALSIASDFAHFGSDITHLRKQLRALGAELHDSFPPYAAWFRRRFGIENDQALELFHQTVSMKSVGNLTDFVRSHMLEPFEVGPRLQALIGHFDDLNRAHQAVLKTQRQLEMLTPLMADCGKHSELVTEVESLRRCREALRPHFAGLKLELLDRRLDSLDEEWRRADAQAQKLDAAHEAQGQQVDDLKQAIKDNGGDRLERLAVEIRKKEQLRDARQVKAARYGELASVLGEPLATDASTFAAQRGKFQDWREEARNRDADLQNALTEQGVSLRQGRQEHEQLCSEIESLKQRRSNIDDQQIQMRTAMCAALGLNVDDMPFAGELIQVRDSEREWEGAAERLLRGFGLALLVPDAHYKAVAEWVDGAHLRGRLVYFHVRPRKAAELPDLHRDSLVRKLAIKPDSAHYDWLERELTHRFDVACCATQEQFRRETRAITRAGQIKDPSGRHEKDDRHRIDDRSRYVLGWSNHAKIAALEHKRRQLETRLGDIGSRIGGIQKARDGLTSRLDALTRLEEFTAFNELDWASVATEIAQLADERSRLESASDVLKQLNDNLRTLQAAQKKTGEELQAARDKRAKLEQRRSDAQDLRRQTGTLLQAAVVDHALATRLESMRAEALGEHVLTVESCDNREQDVRGWLQDRIDAVDRKIRDLAARIIKAMVSFKEAFKLETAEMDASLEAAFEYENLLAQLNRDDLPRFVARFKELLNVNTINEIANFNAQLARERETIRDRIAHINKSLGEIDYNPGRYIVLEAQASPDAEIRDFQQELRACTEGAVTGSDDSQYSEAKFLQVKSIIDRFRGREGLSEQDRRWTAKVTDVRNWYLFAASERWREDNSEHEHYSDSGGKSGGQKEKLAYTILAASLAYQFGLEWGAVRSRSFRFVVIDEAFGRGSDESAQYGLKLFRQLNLQLLIVTPLQKIHIIEPYVSSVGFVHNEGGRASKLRNLSIEEYRTQKASMSQQPLPELTR from the coding sequence ATGAATGAACCGCAACCGCTGGGCCTGGATTTCTGCGCCGATGACACGCTGTCGGGCTATCGCCTGAGCCGGCTGGAAGTATTCAACTGGGGCACTTTCGACCGCCGGACCTGGACGCTGCAGCTCGATGGCAGGAATGGCCTGCTCACGGGCGATATCGGATCGGGCAAATCCACCCTGGTGGATGCCATCACCACCCTGCTGGTGCCCACCAACCGGATCGCCTACAACAAGGCCGCAGGCGCAGACAGCAAGGAGCGAACACTGCGCTCCTACGTGCTCGGCCATTACAAATCCGAGCGCAATGAAGTCACGGGCGCGGCCAGGCCGGTGAGCTTGCGCGACCAGAACAGCTACTCCGTCATTCTGGGGGTGTTCCACAACGCCGGCTACGGCCAGACGGTGACGCTGGCCCAGGTGTTCTGGATGAAGGAAGCACAGGGGCAACCTTCGCGATTCTTTCTGGGGGCGGAGCGTGCGCTGTCGATTGCCTCCGACTTTGCCCATTTCGGATCGGACATTACCCACCTGCGCAAGCAGCTGCGTGCGCTGGGGGCCGAACTGCACGACAGCTTTCCGCCGTATGCGGCCTGGTTTCGGCGGCGCTTTGGCATTGAAAACGATCAGGCCCTGGAACTGTTTCACCAGACAGTGTCGATGAAGTCCGTTGGCAACCTGACTGACTTCGTGCGCAGCCACATGCTTGAACCTTTCGAGGTCGGCCCACGCCTGCAAGCCCTGATCGGCCACTTCGACGATCTCAACCGCGCCCACCAGGCAGTGCTGAAAACCCAGCGGCAGCTTGAAATGCTCACCCCCTTGATGGCCGATTGTGGCAAACACAGCGAACTGGTGACCGAGGTCGAGAGCTTGCGCAGATGCCGGGAGGCCCTGCGGCCGCACTTCGCGGGCCTGAAACTGGAGTTGCTCGACAGGCGGCTGGACTCGCTGGACGAGGAATGGCGTCGCGCGGATGCCCAGGCACAAAAACTCGATGCCGCACATGAGGCGCAAGGCCAGCAAGTCGATGACTTGAAGCAGGCCATCAAGGACAATGGCGGCGACCGGCTGGAACGCCTTGCTGTCGAGATTCGCAAGAAGGAACAGTTGCGCGATGCTCGCCAAGTCAAGGCTGCTCGCTACGGGGAGCTGGCCAGCGTGCTGGGTGAGCCCCTGGCAACCGATGCCTCCACCTTCGCCGCACAGCGCGGCAAATTTCAAGACTGGCGAGAGGAGGCACGCAACCGCGATGCCGATCTGCAGAACGCCCTCACTGAACAAGGCGTGAGCTTGCGCCAGGGTAGACAGGAGCACGAGCAACTGTGCAGCGAAATCGAAAGCCTCAAGCAGCGGCGCAGTAACATCGATGACCAGCAGATCCAGATGCGCACGGCGATGTGCGCGGCCTTGGGCCTGAACGTGGATGACATGCCTTTCGCTGGCGAGTTGATCCAGGTGCGTGATAGCGAGCGCGAATGGGAAGGCGCTGCCGAGCGCCTGCTGCGCGGCTTTGGCCTGGCGCTGCTGGTTCCCGATGCGCATTACAAGGCGGTGGCTGAATGGGTGGACGGCGCCCATCTGCGCGGCCGCCTGGTGTACTTTCATGTGCGGCCGCGCAAGGCGGCGGAGCTGCCCGATCTGCATCGTGACTCCCTGGTGCGCAAGCTGGCCATCAAGCCCGACTCCGCGCATTACGACTGGCTGGAACGCGAACTTACCCACCGGTTTGACGTGGCCTGCTGCGCCACGCAGGAACAGTTCCGCCGCGAGACGCGCGCCATCACCCGTGCGGGACAGATCAAGGACCCGAGCGGCCGCCATGAAAAGGACGACCGCCACCGCATCGATGACCGCAGCCGCTATGTGCTGGGCTGGAGCAACCATGCCAAGATCGCGGCACTGGAACACAAGCGCCGCCAACTGGAAACAAGGCTTGGCGACATTGGCAGCCGGATCGGTGGAATCCAGAAAGCGCGTGATGGGCTGACAAGCCGCCTCGATGCGCTGACCCGGCTGGAAGAGTTCACGGCATTCAATGAGCTGGACTGGGCCAGCGTCGCCACCGAGATCGCCCAGCTGGCAGATGAGCGCAGCCGGCTGGAATCAGCCTCGGATGTGCTCAAGCAGTTGAACGACAATCTTCGCACCTTGCAGGCAGCGCAGAAGAAGACCGGGGAAGAACTGCAAGCTGCGCGCGACAAGCGGGCCAAGCTGGAACAGCGGCGCTCGGACGCGCAAGACCTCCGGCGGCAAACCGGGACGCTGCTTCAAGCTGCCGTCGTCGACCATGCCTTGGCGACAAGGCTCGAATCCATGCGGGCCGAAGCGCTGGGCGAGCATGTGCTGACGGTGGAATCCTGCGACAACCGCGAGCAGGACGTACGTGGCTGGCTACAGGACAGGATTGATGCGGTGGACCGGAAGATCCGGGACTTGGCGGCCAGGATCATCAAGGCCATGGTTTCCTTCAAGGAAGCATTCAAGCTCGAGACGGCCGAAATGGATGCCAGCCTGGAGGCGGCATTTGAATACGAAAATCTGCTGGCGCAGTTGAATCGCGACGATCTTCCGCGCTTCGTTGCGCGATTCAAGGAACTGCTCAACGTCAACACGATCAATGAGATCGCCAACTTCAACGCTCAACTGGCCCGCGAGCGCGAAACCATCAGGGACCGTATCGCGCATATCAACAAGTCGCTGGGCGAGATCGACTACAACCCCGGGCGCTATATCGTGCTGGAGGCGCAGGCCAGCCCCGATGCCGAGATCCGCGACTTTCAGCAGGAATTGCGCGCCTGCACCGAAGGTGCTGTCACAGGCTCGGACGACTCGCAGTATTCAGAGGCAAAGTTCCTGCAGGTCAAGTCCATCATCGACCGTTTCCGGGGCCGCGAAGGCTTGTCCGAACAGGATCGCCGCTGGACCGCCAAGGTTACCGACGTGCGCAACTGGTACCTGTTTGCCGCCAGCGAGCGCTGGCGCGAGGACAACAGCGAGCATGAACATTATTCCGACTCCGGAGGCAAGTCGGGCGGACAGAAGGAGAAGCTGGCCTACACCATTCTGGCCGCCAGCCTGGCCTATCAATTCGGGCTGGAATGGGGGGCGGTGCGTTCGCGTTCTTTCCGCTTCGTGGTCATCGACGAAGCGTTCGGGCGAGGATCGGACGAGTCTGCTCAATATGGCCTGAAGTTGTTCCGGCAACTCAACCTGCAACTACTGATCGTCACGCCGCTGCAGAAGATCCACATCATCGAGCCTTACGTCTCCAGCGTGGGGTTCGTCCATAACGAGGGCGGCCGGGCGTCCAAACTACGCAATCTTTCGATCGAGGAATATCGGACGCAAAAGGCCTCGATGTCACAGCAGCCCTTACCGGAGCTGACCCGGTGA